TTAATTGGCAACCCTAATAAGGTGAGCAATTCATGATAAAGCTTATATAGAATGAGGATCCTCTGTAATACCGACAAAAAGGGGGTTGCAAGGCCCACCTCAACCTGTCCCGAACAGTTTAAAGTACAGAGTCCACTTACCTTTGCAATTCGAGCAGCCAATTATAATAAATCTCGTTACGGTGAGAGGCGATAATTATCCCAATAACTAGTATAATGGGTCATAGGGTTGAATTTATGTGTTGACCTCGATGGAAAGTACCCATACCCATATCCGTGTGTCGACCTTGGTTGTAATGGCGGTGGTGGTGGTCGATAATAACCTGAAGGAGTAAGACCAGGATAATACAATGGATTGGGTAATGCCCCTGAGAACCTTGTACTGCTAGAGGGAGGGAAAACATCTCTCCAGCCAAACCCGCCGCGACCTTCCATCGAAGTGCGAGTGGCGCCGCTCCTTTTGGATTCGTACTCGTTACCATGATCATGATCAGAAACATCATCATCACATGCAGACTGagcttcttttttgttgttgttacaGCCACTAGGTTTGCATTGAGAGGGGACCTTCTGAAACGACCAAAGCTCTGCCGGTTTGCCCATCTTCTCAAACATTTGCATGAGTATCATAGGGTCTATGTCGCCTACAACCGTGACTGTCCCTTTCTTTGAATCAATGTCGACCGAAGTTACTCCTACACCAAAATATgtatacaaaaattaaaatcaatcacATATACACACAGTGCGAGATTGTTCAcacgaaaaagaaaataaagattcGGCTTAGGTTCAGTTTCGGTTCGAATAACGTACCATTGGTTTTCAATaactttttcttcaatttaatcGGGCACTTATCACAACACTTGATGTCTACTTTCAAGGTACAAATCTGTAAGGAGAGGAGCATGGtgcaaatttaaataattaaataattaaaaaaaaaaaaaaaaaagatgaatgtgtatatatatatattataagtacCGGAGATGATGAGGCATGATGGTCCTCCATTGAAATAGCTTCAAACAAAGCAGCAAATAAGAAGAAAACGCTTGTCTTTGGAGAGGAAGAAAGATTTTATAGGGAAAATGTGTTGAATACGGGAGCTTAATTGGCCGTTGAATTAATAAGAAATCTAAAACttccataaatatatatatttatgcaaGAATATCAAGGAAAATCATAATCTCTTTACACTCGCCTGGATGCGTGTTAATAATAATAGGGAAATGAATATGAAGATTTTTCCCTCAATTTCTAATTATTGtgacaatattatattataatcttTTGAGagataattattaattaaggaTAGCAAccgtatttaaaaaattaaaaaaaaaaaaaaaaatttgtctagCTATGTTTCTTGAAATTTTCGAATAattgaaagtatatatatatatatatatatatatatatatatatatatatattccactacGAGTTATATATTTGAAATCTATTTTGGGCTAAGAGAAGAAATCGGATCAACTTGTCGTGTTAAGATATCTAATTAGTTTTTGCTTCCAAGGTCAATCTATACTTTAGAAGGAAACTTTGCTAATCATAAtatagaaaagaacaaaaagaaccCAAAATAATGATCTTTGTTTTGACCTAAAATGTTttttagaaatcatttttcctatttttcggtgtttgtaCAATTGATAATTCtgatcaaaccaaaaatattttctgttgaCCGTGAAAgccttatttattttcatataatgaTTTCCGTTTTctaaaatcgtaaatcattttttaagtttaaacttcttattctcaaatcatcagACTTTGTCAGATTGCCGCTGGAATATGTCGGACCTCCGCTGGCCCACCACCAAAAGTTGCCAAACCATTTACAAAAGTTTTTGGCTCTCCGTTGTTGCTCATTTTTCCGTACAAGACAaacgttaaaaaatatttttaaataaattattttttctgaaaaatattttccaacgAAGAATATTTTGTGTCAAAATAAACGGAGCTTTTTGGATATGGTATTTCAATTTCGTGTTTGCAAAGACAACAAAAAGAGGAGAGAAATATAGATTATATGGCTAGGGCAGATAGAATATGGTATATCTATTTAGGGTGCATTTTGGAATGGATGTTAAATTAAGCAAATTGCTTCTACTTCAAACGCATAGGACTACAAGTAGGCTTGTATTTGCTCATTGATATTTTGCTATGAAAAACCAAAGTTATGTTATAATCTTTAGCATAGTAGTATTAGGGAGTGtaacaaattacaaatttgaCTCAGTCTGGTTCTAAACCAATTCAATAATAAACTACTTCAAATCATATGTAATAATATAAGAATTTGGCTTATGCGCTATAAAAAGAACTGAGCATAGATGATGTAGTTTTTCGATGATCAAGATCTAgttttatgtgttttataaaaaagaaagagaaaatgaagttaCACGTCTTTTGTCATGCGGCTTacggaattttttttctttttattaaattttaagacCATTGAAACTAAGTTTGTCTAAATCATTTATATGTACATTTTAGTCTTtttataagtatatttatttcataaaagaatataacaaattaaGAACTAGTTTTATGTTTTACAAAATCTGATAAACAcacaaagaaaaaagttaaactTTATTCCAACACTACCTTAGATAAGATGAAAGAACATCTGTATAGTAGAGCTTTCTTAATACTCTTGTAGATTATAGTCTAAGCAAAACCGTATTCAATAGTACATTCCCTCTAAATCTCGCCAGAAGACTAAAATATTATGGCTGGCGAAAGAGCTGCACTGCAAGATCCTAGCCAGTAGATCATGGAAATAATCATTTGTGATCCCATTGAATCAGGTTCACCCTGAAGGTCAAAAAGCTGCACTTCCTTGACAGATTGGATGTTGTAGCCAAACTCCCCAACCATGATCTCCGGATGAAATTCCCTTGCGTGAAGTGACAGAAGTGTCCCCATTTCCAAGCTGAGAAGCTAAGAGGAAGTGTGCCACTGCCAACAACAGAAAGAACTTCCCATCCCTGAGTGATGCTACATAAGGTTTTCCTTTCACTTCTGATTCATAGTTTTCCCAAAGCTAGATGACAGCATGAAGTGAACCAGGTTTACTTCTTCCAGACAAGAACTTGTTATGGCTGTCTGCAACAGCCTTGGGATGCTGTTCATCTGAGAGAGAAACTTTCACTTTCAACAGAAGAAATTAAACACATGCCAACAGGTGGTAAACCAATCAATTTCTGAATCTTTATAAATTCAGTTTTGCTTAAGTTAGAAGTCAGTGGTTCAAGTGGCTCAGTCCGACAACTTCTGTTGCATCTCTTAGCACCTCCTAGGACCACGATTGGTCACAAAAGTGTGATTTACTGGAAGAGAGTCCATATCTAATGTCTCTGTTGGGCTATCTACACGTTTAGGAACATGGACCAAACGCCCAAAACTGGCCATTTTCTCAGACAAGTTCTTCAGGGCTTCATGCTTGTTTGcaagttccatgagcaccttgATCCTTCTAAAAGAAACATGGCTTGGCTTATGCCCCTTCTCTACCATCTGCAAAAAACACTTCTCTGCTTCCACCAACTTTCCCATATCACACagaaaatcaaacaacacaTCAGATACCAAGGAATAAGACCCAAAACCCTTCTCCACCATGTCATCCCACAACTGTAGAGCCATCTCCATCTTTTCCTGCCTCTTAAACAACCTAATTAGGAACATACAAGACTGTGTATTTGGCAGGCATCCAGTATCCATCATCCTCCGGTACAAATTCCAGGAACTTGGCAAATCATTCGACCAGAAGAAAACCCTGAAGAACAAATTGTACGTAGTTGCATTTGGATTTAAACCCTTGTTCACCATCTCATCCATCAATTTATAAGCTTCACCAAGCCTCTTTGCAATACAGAAATTCCTTATAGCAGCATTATATGCAGCAGCATCCGGGTAACACCCAAATTCCTTCATTTCCATCAAAACATCTCTAGCCTTATCCGGCTGACCAATCAACCCCAGGCCTCCAATAAGACTAGTATACGTGATCACATCCGGTGTTATATCCTCACCTCGCATCTTCTCAACCACCTTATATGCCCTGTCCACTTCTCTCCCCTTGCAATACACATCAACCAAACAATTATATGAAACAATATCCGGTTTCACACCCAATTCCCTCATCTCCTCAAAGAACTCCTTGGCCTCCTCCGTGGACTTCCACCCCGACAACAATATATTAAAAGTTTGCAAATTCGGCCTAAACTGATGCTTCAAACTATGATAAACATTCCTCGCATCTACCATACTCTTCTCTTGACACAAAGTCCTTAACAATGCATTAAAACAACCAGTATCAAACTCTGGCACGAGCTTCTTAAACTTTCTAAACGACTCTACAGTCTGCCTAACCGAACAAACCTTAGCAATTCTACCTAAAACGACCATAACAGTTCGCGGCGATATCAGGGACGGATCTTTTCGCCTCATTTCAATCAAAAGCTCccaaattttatcaaacacccGGCTCCTACCAAGTATATAAAGCATCGTATCCAACGAAAAAGCAGTGTGATAAAACCCTTTTCTATAACCAGTGTAATTGAAAAACTCCAAGGCATGTAAAGGGTTTCCATGGCTGAATCTGACTCTTTTCAGAACCTTATTAATCAAATCATTTGAGAGGAAAACCCCACTAGATTTCAACGATTGCTTCAAGTTGTTCGAAGAGGTAGAGCTATTGATTATGCGAAAAACCATCTCAACGTCGTCGTTTAGAGACGGGTTTCCGGAGCAAAATGGCCTAAAGAGAAATGGGACCGAGGGAACGTACCTGAATTGTGGTAGAAATGCGAGGCGCTTAGCAGTCATCGTCAGCGTGCTGAAATGCTGATATACAACTTTGATTATTTgctttgctttggttttctatGTGTTATTCTTTGATTTTGGGTGAGAAATACGAGGGTTTTGGTGGAAATAAGAGAGACCCAGAAGTTAATTTCGGAACTCAGCAAGACCCAGAACCCCGATTTCACAAATTACAACTGATAAAAGACGCAGGGCTTGCTCGCTCGCACTGGAAATGAACCGTTGGAGCTAGGTTTGGGAATTGGTACCTCTTTCTAACGACAACGTTTTGACCCACAACGTTGCcgtaaataaaaatttgaaaaaaaaattaattaattaattattattatgttttctttagCATACAAGGAAAAGGAATGGGTTACGAAGatccttttttcaaaaaaaaaaaatagggaaaggACTGAGCCTTTGAAGCCTCCGCCTTACTCTTTTTGTAGTCCAATGATTCATCGTTGTAAATGTCCCCCCACTTCTTTACTAGCATCTTTATGTCTTCTCTTTGCATGTTCTCTCCTCTCCCATCATATTTCCATGGCTTTGAACcctttgtgtgtatatatattaaattattagtgTACAAATGAAACGGATTAATTAACAACTGTACAAAGATGTTCGATCCAAACAAATCAAGACAGTACCATATATAACATCCAAAGGAAAATATGTTTTATCTCTATGAACAAACACCACATGCATTTTTATTCATGTCTCTGAGCTTTAAAAATTAAGAGGTGTGCTTGTTATGCATCCTTCTCTTATCGTtcttatatcatttttttttttttggttgatgtATCAATtatagttaaaaaattaaaaaaaaaatagtaaattgaATTTTCGTGTGccgaaaatatttaaaattcaaatatctCGCTCTTAAAAGATTAGAAACACCCTGAGTGTACTGATTCTGTTTCATTTGGcacaaaaaaattgttgatatatAACAGTTGTATGTTCAAGGTTTCTTCCGATCCAATTCACACTTATGTTTTGCATCGTACGTTAGTGAATTGAATTTTGGTGTATcgaaaagatttaaaatttatatctcTCGCTCTTAAAAGATGGTAAATTGACAATTCCacgtcaacaaaaaaaaaaatagaagaattataaaaaatacatatatatatatatatatatatatatatatatatatatatatatatatatatatatatatataaagtagctagcatttttcaaaaagtgaTGAGATGTGCGTATGCCAGGAAATGATATATTTCTGGAAGGTGAAAAATCCCCAGATATAAAAGCGCGCGCGGgattgtgaaaaaaaattgcttctttttcaagttacgcctctctctctcaaatagATCAGTACTCTCGGTCAGTTCTCTTCTCAAAATCTATCTGCCTCTCACAATCAGTTTCACGTTGCtctatcgctctctctcacaAATCTCCTCCGGGAAACCGCCACTCCACCGCCGTTGATCGACGCCGACAACCCGCTCAGCCCACCAGCTCGCCTCCCTCTAATCATTCGgtgtgttttttatattttcactcTTCCTGGTCCATgtattcatgtttttttttttcttttagtgaaTGTGGTCGATTTCAATTTATGGTTTCAATTTGTTGAGTGAATGTGGTGGATTTcgattatttaaaataattgttggAGGCTCATATgtgaaaaaccctaaattttcgTTTGGATTGGGTTCGTTAAAGGTTCAATATTTGTTGGGAAATTAGTTAAAGGTTCAATATTTGTTGGaaaatttgggtttttgttattttgggtttgtttgtttgtgttttttcttgggCGTTCTGTTTAACACACGAAAGGCTAAGAGCTTTCCCATTGAAATTGTGTAATTTATTaacatttgtgtgtgtgtgtgtcttttctttttctgtttaagTCGATTTTGGTCTTTTCCCTGTTCTTTTGGATTGCTCTGTGAGTAAGTCATTCACTTTGATGCCACACAAAGAGTTGAACAGAAAGGCCATTTTACTAGAACAGCAGACAGAAAATGTAACAGTGCAGATTTCTTCAGTGCTTGAGGGAATCACACAGTAAATCATGTAATATGTCCTAGATGTCAGAATCTTTGTATCAGAAACCCAACTCTTTCACTTATTATCTTGCAATTGATTTCACACTGAATCGGATCATTCTTAACACACCTAATTGAATCTTGGCTGTCAACCTCATAGGAGCTCAAATTCTGTCTCACTGATGCATCTAGCGTGCATCTATAGTTTGCTAACTGGAAACAGATTCAAACCCAATTAAACAATACTGAGCCAGAAGAGATGCAGCTACTGTGCTAATTGGAAGTGTAATGTAATATGATCCTCAAAAATACATTTGTGTGTGTATACATTTTCAGGCCTTAATTTCTCTCTTATATTTGTTTGAGTCAGTATTTTTCTAGTCACTTAGGCTAGAAATATTATTGGACAAGCACAGTTTGGCTGCAGAGTTTAAATAACTTTGTAGTACTATTTTGTAATGGGTGCATAAAAAGAAGGTATCATCTATTTTTTCGGTGTAGCTTGAGTAGGAGAATTTGGAGGGCGGTGTTGAGAAACCTAGACCTTACATCATTCCCAACATGGTGAACGAGATTTTTCTGTTTGTGCTTGAGTAGGAGAATTATGACTAAGGGTACATTAGTCATAATTTAtgataaaaattattatgaCTAGTTtaattgttattgttgttgttactACTACTACTGTTGCTGGTGCTGCTATTTACAATATGGAGGAAATATCAAGTATATGGGAACAAGTGACCGAGTCAAAAAGACGTGACTCATTATAATCAACTTCAGATGTCAAGACTAAGGTCAATTGCATTTGGACAATTTATAATTTGTCACTGTATCATTAATACATAGTAACCTTTTGTTTTACCCTCAAAAGTCGTTATAAAACTTACACTTTGAAAAGTtttcatatgattttttttttacaagtaatcgaaactttttattaaaagatgTATTCTTATAttacatcattttccttttctgaatcTACATTACTTCTTAGCATGTTAAACATACTTGCCTTATTGTGTTAGTATTGTCCTTTTAGCTTTGAGTATTCTTACTCACATAtcacatgacattttttttagtGAACTTATTTCAGAAATACTATTTCCTTTGAAGTTTTGTTTATCAGGTAATCTTGTTGTTGCCTGCCTTGTTTTTGGTTCTCTTTAACTTGGGTCATGTTCTGGCAGGTATGTATGGTCAAGAGTTTGCTTGAAAGGGATGATGGGGTTAAAGATAGAGACCGTGAAAACCGAGAAAGGGATAACTTGACAAAAGTTTTTCCTTTAGCAATAAAGATGGTGGGGGTCATAAGGTGTCATTATTTCCCAGCAAGGAAAAGTACATGTCAAAACCTATTAATGAACTTGACTTATCTAATTGTGAGCGCTGCTCTCCCAGTTACCGTCTGTTGCCAAAGAATGTAtgcaattttttccttttaatttcacATTAGTGCTGTCATATATGGGTTGGAGCTTTATCAGGGGTTAATACATGCCCTGTTTTTCACCTCTTTTTTCCCCACATCACTATCAATTTGCTTGAATTAATTGCAGTAGTATCCAGCATTTTGTTGCTTTCGCAGTTAGTGACCTTTTTTGTAATCCTGCTATCAGGTTCGAACTGGACATGTTGTTAGAGTCTGTGAATGTAACAACCAAGCGTGTAGAAAAACTATTGGAAAAGATCAACAATAATACATTGAAAACAGATGGTCCAATTCGTATCGAGGAACACTTCACAGGTTATAGCTTGATTAATAACCAACGAAATTCGAGGACATATGTTATGTAGCTCATTCCTCAGACGCTTTTCTGATAGGATATTCCTTGTGTGTTTCTTGCAGCACTGAATCTCAGGTGCATTGAACGTTTATATGGTGACCATGGGCTTGATGTGATGGATGTGTGGAGGAAGAATGCTTCTTGCTTTGCCAGTTATACTAACGCGCTTGAAGCAGAAACAAGAGGAGTGGGCTAGGTGTCgttcttattttaataaagtctGGGCTGAAATTTATTCCAAGAACTATCACAAATCACTTGACCATCGTAGCTTCTATTTCAAGGAAATGGTTTCACATGTTGAGCAGAATATCAGAGGCACCGGCCGTGGTGCATGGGCAGATGGTGGGAATAAGCTTGCTCCACTTCCAGCCTATGGAAATGAGTTAGATGTGTTATGCTTTGACAATGCTGGTGCTTGGAGTGGTGAATATTGGGTCGTGCTGCCAGCAAGAGTAGTACTGGTGAAGAGTTAAGGAATGTTGTGGGTGATTCTAATCCACGCAGGGTCTATCTCTATCGTGGTAGTTAAAGTTTATCATTCCCTGATCATTTCATATGTAGTATTACTGTGACATAGCATTGGAAGTAAGAGCTTGGATGTCCTTTGGCATTTTGGTGGATGTAAAGAGGGAAAACCTGTGTCGTGATCAAGTGGTGGTTGGTTGTCAAAATGACTCGATGCTTGTCTCTTTTGTTTGATTGAGTCTGTTGGATTTTTTAAATCGAATGAAGTGATGCTGAATCCTAATTGATTCACGTTTAGTCAATTTTATGACATTTGCTAGCACCACATAACTTCTTATTAGCTCATACATTCTTTAATTGTTTGTTTATGAAGAATGTTTCCAGACATGCATTAGTTTCTGAGTAGCAATACATATAGGTATGAAAGAATTCAGCTACAAtttgaaagataaaagaatATCCTGCCTGCGTAGACTCTAGAGGGGTCATtacacattattattattattaacactAGGATAATGGATCAAATATTGAAATGCAAATAGTCACCAACCAATTGCAGTGCAGCTGATCTCTTTCTTTGGCCCAAGGCTCATTTAGGGGGCCCATAAATAATCTAACGAATGCTTTCTAATTTTGTAGGAGACTAGGTAGGAGAGGAGTATCACCAGCAGGCCAGAGGTGTCCATGACccacaaattaaagaattaaaatattttaaacggGTCTGATTAAAGGGGCTGCTGTAGGTACGTGAACATGTCCTGAAGAGGGGAGAGCTGGTCCATTTGAAACTGAAGCTGACGGCCAAAAGGGTCATCCGAAAAGCCATCATCCATGTTGTAATTGAACCCAAAATAATTGTCTACCTCACTCCATTTGGCTTCACTTTGGACCTCCCTCTCGCACGTGAACTCGGGGGACACCACGTGCTCCGAGCAGCTCGAGTCGGTGTGCAATTTTGGCACGGAGTCCGACGTGTCCATGTGTATTTGGTCGTCGGTGATCATTGTTTTTGTTGGTACCataatttttggttttctctcgTCGATTTCTGTCAAGTTTCTCATGTTTTGGTCTGCAGCGTAATATTTCTCCACTGAACCTCTCTTGTTGTAAATTCGACATAAGACCCAGTCATCAAgctgcaattaaaaaaaaaaaaaattagcttatCTAaggaggttatatatatatatatatggaaaaatatGGGGATCGAAGGGGGAAGAAGGCTGTACCCTCAAGTTGTTTTTCTTGCCAGCAGACCTATCCACATTAGCCAGACGGTATTCGTGCATGATCCAATTTGTTTTGACTCCTC
Above is a genomic segment from Alnus glutinosa chromosome 12, dhAlnGlut1.1, whole genome shotgun sequence containing:
- the LOC133851469 gene encoding heavy metal-associated isoprenylated plant protein 42-like, with amino-acid sequence MEDHHASSSPICTLKVDIKCCDKCPIKLKKKLLKTNGVTSVDIDSKKGTVTVVGDIDPMILMQMFEKMGKPAELWSFQKVPSQCKPSGCNNNKKEAQSACDDDVSDHDHGNEYESKRSGATRTSMEGRGGFGWRDVFPPSSSTRFSGALPNPLYYPGLTPSGYYRPPPPPLQPRSTHGYGYGYFPSRSTHKFNPMTHYTSYWDNYRLSP
- the LOC133883132 gene encoding putative pentatricopeptide repeat-containing protein At1g02420; the protein is MTAKRLAFLPQFRYVPSVPFLFRPFCSGNPSLNDDVEMVFRIINSSTSSNNLKQSLKSSGVFLSNDLINKVLKRVRFSHGNPLHALEFFNYTGYRKGFYHTAFSLDTMLYILGRSRVFDKIWELLIEMRRKDPSLISPRTVMVVLGRIAKVCSVRQTVESFRKFKKLVPEFDTGCFNALLRTLCQEKSMVDARNVYHSLKHQFRPNLQTFNILLSGWKSTEEAKEFFEEMRELGVKPDIVSYNCLVDVYCKGREVDRAYKVVEKMRGEDITPDVITYTSLIGGLGLIGQPDKARDVLMEMKEFGCYPDAAAYNAAIRNFCIAKRLGEAYKLMDEMVNKGLNPNATTYNLFFRVFFWSNDLPSSWNLYRRMMDTGCLPNTQSCMFLIRLFKRQEKMEMALQLWDDMVEKGFGSYSLVSDVLFDFLCDMGKLVEAEKCFLQMVEKGHKPSHVSFRRIKVLMELANKHEALKNLSEKMASFGRLVHVPKRVDSPTETLDMDSLPVNHTFVTNRGPRRC
- the LOC133851392 gene encoding paired amphipathic helix protein Sin3-like 3, with amino-acid sequence MVKSLLERDDGVKDRDRENRERDNLTKVFPLAIKMVGVIRCHYFPARKSTCQNLLMNLTYLIVSAALPVTVCCQRMFELDMLLESVNVTTKRVEKLLEKINNNTLKTDGPIRIEEHFTALNLRCIERLYGDHGLDVMDVWRKNASCFASYTNALEAETRGVG
- the LOC133851391 gene encoding NAC domain-containing protein 2-like, which encodes MTGELELPPGFRFHPTDEELVNHYLCRKCSSLPLAVPIIREIDLYKYDPWQLPDMALHGEKEWYFFTPRDRKYPNGSRPNRAAGTGYWKATGADKPIGKPKPLGIKKALVFYAGKAPRGVKTNWIMHEYRLANVDRSAGKKNNLRLDDWVLCRIYNKRGSVEKYYAADQNMRNLTEIDERKPKIMVPTKTMITDDQIHMDTSDSVPKLHTDSSCSEHVVSPEFTCEREVQSEAKWSEVDNYFGFNYNMDDGFSDDPFGRQLQFQMDQLSPLQDMFTYLQQPL